A stretch of DNA from Juglans microcarpa x Juglans regia isolate MS1-56 chromosome 5D, Jm3101_v1.0, whole genome shotgun sequence:
ttgatcTGTTTGATCACATGGAGATTGATAGGTATATATTATTGAACTTTATCAATGGAAGCACCCAAAATGTTCAATAACATGTCTTGAGTCAGTCTGTAGCATTCATATAGGTATATGAATATACCACAACCATTGACATTAGCACCGCTGGTGCAACATTTTTAATAGCAATACGAAACAGAATTGAAAGATATCAATTGCATGTAGTAATGATCTGAGTGTTAGAGCAAGAAAATCCATGCTAATGAGAATTAAATGAAGAATTCATACACTGATTAAGTGCAGTCTTTGAAGATCGGTATGAGTGCCAACCCCCAAGGCGATTGTCCCCAATGGATCCCACCCTGGCGCTTAAATTGGCCACAACTGCAACGTCCCTTTCAGTCCCAGAGCCTCCACCAACCTTTAGAAGAGGCCACATGTGCTGCTTGtacaaataacaaaatacaaTCTTTGATCATATTATTAAAGAGGCTACAAAAAGTTCAAACAAAATAGTAGATAAAGGAAGCCCTATTGCAATCATTTCGTAACATGCTTATTGCATATGATATATAACGACCTAACGAAGGCTTAACTCACATCTAGGCTCatactaaaaataaactaattgatGTTAAATTGGAGCCCCTTTGAATCATTATAAAAGGCAAAAACTTCTCCCACCCAAACAATTTGAGATCCCATTCATCACCTTCCTATACTCAATCAGGGGATTACATAATACCACCGTGTTTTGGAAGCTAGTTCTGTTAAGAAGCAATTCCTGCATCTAGAAATTATTTCTTGGAGAAGTCCTGTGATAATGAAGGCGAGATGCTAGATCTAGACATCTTTCCAGTCTGATAACATGAAGAAGCCTTCTTTCACACTTATTTTAAGCATATATTACTAACACAAGCAGTGGGCGGGAATTTATACCAGTACATTCATCGTCTTTTCAATGTTCTCTGGATTAAAGGGTGGTTAGAGGGTGAGGACAATGGTATCAGTACCTGAGTTTTTTCCCGTTCAAAAACTCATGGCAAATGTTTTGATGACAAGGAATCTCGGAGACTCTGCAAATACAACTTGTCTTTTACCCCTGTTCAACCCCAGACATGTGTAACACGTCCCCATCACACAGATTAGGTAAATTATAGGCTTTTCACCTATGAGACGTGGCCCCTAGAAAGTATGGACTATATGCTAATCTCATCAAATCaagcactaaaaaaatattattcagcATTTCATTCAAACTTTATCAGACTTTCTTGCCTAATAGGATGCAGGGGTCAGTTCTGCTAAACCGCTTTGTTCAAAGCTAAAGACAAGTGACAAAATCAAAAATTATCAAGCATACCTTGATCACTAGAATAGGACCAACGGCATTAACTTCATATGCAAGAAGCAAAGATGACTTTTCTACTTTGCTCAATGTTGTTTCTGTACTGCAAATCGAAGAATATTAGTGACTGCCAGGATTTATTGGAAAAAAGTAAGCTCCTGGCACCAAGAATCTTAGCTCTGGTCCACAATCTGAACTTATACTGCAGATTTTAACACCCATTACAAGTCTCGAAATCCTGATGTAAGCAATGACACGAGCAGTACCTGGGTGCAGTACATCAGGTATTGAAAGAATGCCAGATGCATTAATGAGAAGGTTTAAAGAGCCAAATGTTTCTCTAATGGAGTTTGCAGATGCCTGAAATGTGACATAAAATGAGGAGAGAAAGTAAATAGCAAAACCAAATTGAAAATCTTAcacctttatttcttttttcattttcattttttattttcattcattttctttggaGAAAGCAAAATTAAACAATCTTTCCATATCTATCTCAATTGGCCTCCAACTTTTCGATCCCTCTATCTGAATTTCCAACAAAAGGCCTAATACCTTTCCCATTAATCTCAATTGCAAAAACAACTATTGAACTCAAATGATGGTAATTAGGAAAAGCAAAAATTTGATTTCATTAGTCCACCAAATAAGTGCAAAAAAACCATGTTGGATGGATCAAGATGCAAATGTTAGCTCCTATTCAAGTAAGAGAGTGATGTAACCTCTATGGTGCTCTCAAGGGTTAGATCCAACTGTTGAATGCTAAGTCGTTCAGAAAATTTGTTTTTCAGATAAAGAAGCCCAGTTGCAGCATCAGGATGGCGGCAAGTAGCAATAACATGCCCTTTCTCATCCTTATCCAGCAGCTGCTTAACCTATGCAAGCAGAAAACAAGTCAATGCCATACAAAGAGAATTACTTCAATAAATGCATCATCGattttaatctctctctctctataatgGTTCATTATATTCAATCTCAACTTAATGTCAACAATcccaaaagaagagaaagaggttTCAGGAAAAGCACTAGGCAGGAGCACAAGCACGACAATGATTCTCACAAACatctaacttatttaaaaatgacTCCAGCAAGGCTGTTTTAGTACTGCAAATGAACTTAAGACGACGCACTGAAAACAAAGTAGCATGCTAAAAACAGAATCAATTCATAACATAAAGGAAGaaccaaaagaacaaaattCGATATCTAAGTATGTTCAACTTTGGCACTGTCTACTATTTAAACAATCTCCAATCAAGAAAATAACTGTAGAactgatattttaataatttcccCTACGTAAAAGCATTACCTAGCCATAAAAATCATATGtggaagattttatttatagataataatAGTCATAATACTATCAAGCCCTAAAGAACCTAAATGGTGGCCTCCCATAGACATCAAAAAATCGTCTTACCAAATTGTGAACAGAAATTTACAGTTGACTCATTGGAAGAATGGGAAATCCAACAAAAGCACTAAAACAGAGTTCAGAACGTGCTTGAAAGGTTATTCTAGACTGCCAAAGACAATGATTGTTCATTGACCACCCTTAAACCAGGAGTAGACAAAAGTTGTACAAGAAGACAATGAATGCAATATTTTTCCAGGTCTTTACAGAACCAATAGGGTAACACCCACTACTTGATGTCAAATcaccttaaaattattattttagaaatattttgatCAACAATCCAAAGCATAAACTGAAAGTTCATTCTTCCCCAATGTCATAAAGCATATTGAGCAAAGCTTTTGAGCTTTGTGGCGTGGTACTGCAGATAGAGAATCAAGGGCTAAGGTTAGTTGAAAAGTTGAATCCAAAATTGGAGGGTGGCTTGATTTTTAGCAGATTTGCTGATTTAAAACCTCTGTAAAGAGAATATAGTAGTCCCTATTCGCTCAATATGGATCTCTATCAGTTGCTTGGGTTAAAGCCTCTGTTTTAAGAGGTGAAAGCTTTTGGATTGCCACCCAACCTTTGCAATGCTAATGAAGCTAGATGAAAGTTTCAGAGTTTAAAGCATGCAGCCTTTGTTAAACTCACAATTGTAAAAGGAGAAAATACTTCTCTTTGACAAGATAAATGTGCATGTTGAGAAATGGTACTCAGTTCAAATTGCTACCAGAATCAAATTCAACCGAAGTGCTTCCAAATCCTAATGTAGAGGATTTAGTCTTTTGGGATCTGCTAAATCAGGATACTTATGAGTTTGCTTCCACTTAAAACGCTTTTAGGAGACATTGCTATTCCATAAAGCCTGGCTTGCTGGCCAAAAACAACCATACataaaagacaagaaatcatcAAGGCTTTTATAATGGGGGTTAGCCATATCAAATTTTAATGAAGATGCAAGAAGTCAGGGGACCATTTTGGCTATGCTGTAGTTTTGTTTCTATCAGATCCTGGAAAATTGCCAACATTCTGCTCCATTCGTATTTGACTTGGACTGTTCAATACTAAGAAAAGTTTCTGGTGGCATGCCGATGCTTGTTGTATTTCCATTTTCCTCAATTATGATTTGCTTGACTTAAATAGGTAGGCTTTTTTTTGGCTTGCTCGGTTTGAATATTAGATCATtcacccaaaaaataataacagaAAAACAGAGAACCAGTCTTGAACAATGAATTGGAAAATGTCCCAAGAGCCGGGGCTCAAAATGAAACCCCTAATTTTTTCCCCATTCCAATTGTTAATAGTTGGTTATTCCCAATATTTCCAAAATTAACAGCATAACCATTAATTTATTGGTAGCATCTAGGCATCACCATTACAGGACATTCAAACATATGGTAATTATGCACCAAATCTTTGAACTCATTTACAGGTAAGCTATCAAATTTAACGCCCTTACGTTTAccaaatttatttaatagtAGCGAAAGGTCAGGGAGAGTCCGCATTTGGTTCATCTTTCAGAACATAGCCTAGGCACATAcagaaagaaatggaaagaaaatctttttatttaggAAGAAGCTTCATTTCTCCTTCGCTTCCATTAGCTTTGGAAAAAAGCGAAATTTAAGAAGTGCCATGAAAATGCAATATTCCCCTAGCAAAACTTTACGGATGAAACGGACCAATCCATCTTAGATATATAAACCATGTACGCCAAAGAGTGGAAAGGAAAATGCATAAATGTATAAATGTAAAGAGAAGGGGAAGGAAAGCTCACAAATTCAAGGCCAATTCCTCTGGAAGCTCCCTGCACCATGGAAACCCCACCTTCCAAATTCAAAGCAGAAGAAGATATTGAAGACACCGAAGCCCGTCGCCATCGGGCTATTGATCTCATGCTCAGCGGTGTTGTCATGAACACCCGCTGGTTCAAAAGGAAAAGCTTATTCATTTTGCACTTTGTTTGACGTTAAAGTGTAGACTATAGAGGCTCGGGTGTAGAACAATGCATTTGGAGTTCTCAACTGAACGCCTCGCGTAAATGCAAAATTGTATGGCTGTTAGCCTGCCACCATTAATGTTTCTTTAGTTCAACTTCGTGTGCGACTATGAGCCCCgctttcttttatatatatatatatatatatatatataatatttcttaatGCGGAATGAGTTTTGCTAAAATAACTTTGTATAAACAGTAATTTTACTGTTCATGTGTACATACTTTTACACGAAATtctgtatttttctttatcatttttcatggagaatagaaaaaataatggggaaaaaataatttcctaAAACTCCCATATTTGGGATTAGCAACTATTTTTTTCTAGGTTAGCATTtcattaataacaaaaatataggTGTAAAAGAAGGGTTGAAGATTTCAATAAATATCCAATTTAAGAGCATTAGAGTATTGGCAATGGTCTAACAAAATGCCATGCAAGTTCATAATTTAGCTATATTTGTCAAAAAGCTtccacattggactagtcaATTATCCAAAGCTCAATATGTGAGCTACAGTAATTCTTGAGTGCTCTCCAAAGTTGGCGAGCTACTATTCACATTGCATTagagtattttattatttcatcaacctctccctctctttttccctcgttcttttctctttcttcaaccTGAAAGCCACCCAGACATACTTGCCTGCTTTTCTTCAACCCGCAGCATCCCCTTCTCTCCAGCGGTCATCTGCGTTGCCATCGTCTTCCAGGCCAAATGAGTTGCTTACAATAGCAGTCATTGACCATATCAGCACCTCACTTCACAGCTCAGATTTGGCTCCACTCTTTATCTCTCCTCCTTCACAGCTCAAATTTGGGTTTCTAGCTTCCGATGGAACGCGAATCGACGAAAATGTGAGAATTGGGCTATGTTCCTTCTAGCGATGGTAATCTTTTCACCATCAggtccctatttttttttcgaaatttCTCAA
This window harbors:
- the LOC121266249 gene encoding C-factor, translating into MNKLFLLNQRVFMTTPLSMRSIARWRRASVSSISSSALNLEGGVSMVQGASRGIGLEFVKQLLDKDEKGHVIATCRHPDAATGLLYLKNKFSERLSIQQLDLTLESTIEASANSIRETFGSLNLLINASGILSIPDVLHPETTLSKVEKSSLLLAYEVNAVGPILVIKHMWPLLKVGGGSGTERDVAVVANLSARVGSIGDNRLGGWHSYRSSKTALNQLTKTVSVEFARRKDPIICILLHPGTVDTDLSRPFQRNVPEGKLFTKEFSVQKLLGIIKNAKNHDNGKFFAWDGQEIPW